Within the Butyrivibrio sp. AE3004 genome, the region CATGAAAATATCAATAAACAGACAGTTGAAAACTATATTAGTTACTTTAAAGATGCTTTCCTTTTGCGTGAGGCAAAACGCTATGATTTAAAAGGAAGGAAAGAAATCGGTGCGCTCAGAAAGTATTATTTTATAGATACTGGATTACGCAATGCAAGACTTAATTTCGCATTTCCTGATGAAGGACAAATGCTTGAAAATATTGTTTATAATGAACTTTGTTATAATGGTTATTCTGTTAATATCGGTGCTTTTGACACTGTTGAAAAAGATAAAAATGGAAAATCTATAAGGAAAAATAATGAAGTGGATTTTTATGCCACTAAAGGGCTTAGATCTCTTTATATACAGGTAACTGCTGATATCTCTAATGCAGAAACAAGAGAAAGAGAAATACGTCCTTATTTTAAGTTAAATGATCAAGTACAAAAGATACTTGTTGTAAATAGACCGATTGGTGAAACACTAGATGAGAATGGATTCTCAATTATAGGGATTACTGAATTTTTATTGAAATATATAAAGTAGAAAAAATGTTACACAAAATGTTTGTTTATGCTAGGAGGAGCCAACATCAACTATTGTGGAAGACAATAACTGAAAGGTAGGAGTGCATGGGAGTATTAGCGGGAAAAGAATGGGCTTTTGATACAGCTGCATCCAAATATGAGAGGATGCGACCAGGGTACGCAGAAGACTTGTATAAACAGATATTTGATTATTGCCCGATAGATGAACGAAGCAAACTTATTGAGGTAGGCATTGGAGGAGGTCAGGCAACACCACCTTTTCTTGAAAAGAAATGCCATATAACAGCTATTGAGTATGGGAATAACTTGGCTGATATCTGTAGGGAGAAGTTTAAGGACTATAAGGGTTTTGAAGTTATAACATCAAAATTTGAAGACGTAGAACTTGAAGATAATGCATATGACTTGATTTATTCTGCATCTGCTTTTCATTGGATTCCGGAGGAAATAGGGTATACAAAAGTATATCAGGCTTTAAAGCTTGGAGGAGTTTTTGCCAGATTTGCAAATCATCCGTTTAGATGTAAGAATGAACCAGAGTTAGCTAGCGCTATAGATGCATGTTATGAGAAATACTATTACAAGTTTTACAATAAAAAAGCTGAGCAGATAAAGGAATACTCTGAAGAAGATGCAAAGGAGCGAGCTTATTTAGCCGAAAAATACGGATTTTCTGATATACAGTATAGCCTGTTTTACAGGATCAGAGAGTTTACAGCGGAGGAATATGTAGAGCTTTTAGGAACATATTCAGATCATATTACTATAGATGAAGATGTTCGAACTTTGTATTTTAAGGATATTGAAGATATTATCAATTCAATGGGCGGAGTGATTAAGATATATGATACTATGGACCTTCAGCTGGCCAAAAAAGTAAGTGGTTAGCTGGTACCAAATTTAAAAGAGACCTTGTAAAATGTGGAAAATATGTTATGATGGGTTTAACAGAGTTGCCAGGTGCGAATAACACTTGGGACCAAGCCGAGCGTTGAGCTTGGCTTTTTTACTTTGTGGAGATTATATGGATTTAAAGAAACCTTACACAATAGATGAACAGATAAAAAAGCTAAGAGATCATGGAGTAGTAATATCTGATGATGCATTTGCAAGAAATGTACTTCAGAAAGTCAGTTATTATAGGCTTTCGGGATATATGTTGCAATATAGGTTATCAACTGATAGCCATGAGATGATTAAAGGTATTCGTTTTGAAGATATTTACACAGTTTATTGTTTTGATGAAGAAATCAGATCATTGCTTAGACAGTATATTGAAAAAGCAGAATTCTTTTACAAAGATTTGATAGGGAATAAATTTGCGGAGCTGAAATGTCAGACTCCACCATATGATCAGCATTACGATGTGAAGAACTATTATGATAAAGTTGGAATTACAAAGACGTTGCAGAATTTCACTAAAGAGAAGTCATATTATAAAGATAGTGCAATAGTTAAGCATCATTTCAATAAATATGCTGATAAGATGCCGGTATGGGTTATGCTGGAACTGATGACTTGTTCAAGTGTCTCTTTGTTTTATCATGCATTGTATTTATCGGATAAAAAAGTGATAGCAACGCAGGTTGGCATAAGTACATCAACGCTCGAAAATCACCTGCATGCCTTATCTGTTCTAAGAAATAAGTGTTCTCATGGTGTGCGTTTGTATAATTCTACTATGAATCCTCCGGTAAAGTTCAATAAGAGTTTTTTGAGGAACAACCCGGCAATAAGGAATGATTCTCTGTTTGCGTATATACTCATGTTGATTAAGAGGCTACCTTCTGATGATGAAAGGAAGCAACTTAGAGATAAGCTTAATCGTATAGTTAAGAAATATGAGAAGGATATAGATCTTAATTTTATAGGATTTCCCCAGAACTATAGGGAACTAATGTATATAAAGAATCTTAAGAATATTACTTGAAGTGCTGTCAGCCGTATACAGTAGCCCTGAGCTTTCTACCGTACGCAGCAGGTAAACAGCAACTCGCCCTAGAAATGCCCAAAACAAGGCATTTAAGAGAGTGAAAAAGTTCTCAAAGAGATGAGAATATCTGCTATTGCAGATTTCAGAAGACTCGGTACAATGTACCGGGTCTTTTTGTATGCCGAAAGTGGACCTGGGGGGACAGGGGGGTCACCTTATCTAAATGACATTGGAACCGTCCCAATGTCATTTCCTTTTTTATTTCTGACACAGAATAGTTGGCAAAAGGTGTTTCGGAGAATATGAATGTTTAAAAAAGCTGCTGTCTATATTAAAGAAAAGATAAATAAGAACGGATTCACCTTTGCAGAGATGCTTTTTGCGGTCCTTATACTGGGGATTGCAACAGGTCTTATGGTGCAGACTGTTGGTGTCGCATTTAATAATTTTGGGAAGATAACCAAAAAGTCAGATTCCGCCGATGCCTATTCGGGGGCGTCGACTAATGGTGAGCTGTATGTTTATTCAGATTACTCAGCTTCCGGTGAATCGGCAGATACGGATTCTGTCAAATACTACCCACTGGTAGCCCATGCCTCATACGCACCACAGAACAGAGTTGGAGTTAATACACATCTATGTTGTTCCTGTCAATAATACAACAATTGAGCCGTAGTAAAGATCAGGGCGATACTGCTAAAACCAATCTTGCATACGGTCAGGCGATAGTTTTCCCATGACTGACTTCATAACCAGATGCAAGATTGGTTTTAGCGTTATTTAATAATTGTTCACAACAAAATATTATATAATTATTTTGTCAGTTATTGTACAGTTAAATTCTGTTTTCATGGCTAAAGGAGATAATTATATGACCCCTGACCAGTATGCAAGATCAAACAAAAAAGTATTTCAGATCAACCTTATTATGCCTTTACTGCGCTTTTAATGGTAGTGCTGGATGCTGCAACACACGGAATGAGCCTGGGGCTTGTCATCGAGATTGTCGCTGTCCTGGCAGGTGTGCTGCAGATGACGGTTGGATTTATCAAATTCAGAGAGACCAGGTTTGGCGCAGTGGTCATTCTGGGAGGTCCGACTCTTTACTATATCATTATCATGATAATACAAAATGAAATGATTTTTTATGCATTCGCGATACCGGTAATGCTGTCGTGTATTCTTTATCTGGACTTAAGGATCTATGTTGTGGGACAGATGACTATGACCATAGGCGGACTTATTGTCCTGGTCAGAAATCTTATTGCTACAGGTTCGATACCCAGGGACCATTTTGTGGCCGGTTTCATAATCATTCTTGCGGGAATTGCCGGAATAGAGTCGCTTAAGATGAGGCGGACCCTGGTAAGAGAGGACGACGAGGCCATCAAGAAAGGGCAGGAGACCCAGGAAAAGACCCGTATCCAGATGGTGGAGATCGCCAAGGAAATTACGGGGCTGTTTGATGAGGCCCATGGGGAAGTCGATGAGTTAAAGAGCATCATAGGAAGAAACCACGATGGCATGAGGGAAATTGCGGGCAGCACAGGAAATACCGCAGCTGCCGTGACAGAGCAGTCACATCAGATAGCAGATATCCATGAGCAGACGGAAGTGGCTGATGCCAAGAGAAATCAGATGGTTGAGATGTCCGAGAGCACGCAGAAAGCCGTTATTGATGGGACTAAGGTCATCGACCAGCTCAAGGACAAGACCGCAAATGTTGTTGAGATGAGTGATAAGACGGTGGCATCCACAAAAGCTGTCACTGAGAAGGTCGAAAAGGTTGAGAAGATTGTCGGTTCCATCATATCGATATCAAAGCAGACCAATCTTCTTGCGCTCAATGCTTCAATTGAGGCAGCGCGTGCGGGAGAAGCCGGGAAAGGTTTCGTTGTGGTTGCCGATGAGATAAGGCAGTTGTCGGAGCAGACCAGCAGTGCTTCAAATCAGATCACCAGCATCATGCAGGAGCTTTCCGCTGATGTTCAGAATGCTGTAGACTCTACCAATGCGGCAGCTGAGTCTGTCAAGGCTCAGGACATTCTTATCAGAGAGACCGCAGATACTTTTGAAGAGATCGGGGAGAACGTTGGAAACCTTATAGGAAGATTTAATGATATCGGTACTTCCATAGAAGCTATAGGAAGAAGTGCAACGGAGATCAATAATAATATTGCGAGTCTCGCCGCCACAAGTGAGCAGGTGGCATCTTTGTCCAGTATGGGCGAAGAGGGAGCAAGGACAGCGGTGGAGAAATTTGATGAGTTTGATATTCTGCTGAAAGGGATATATGATCAGGCCCAGAGGCTGAAATAATGTAATACCGGTCAGGGCAGTCACGGGGACGGGAAGTCACGGGGACGGGGGACATATCAGTGGTCCACTTTTGGGCTTAAAGATTAAGGATAAGGCTTGCCTATTTTGATATGACTTTATTAAAATGTAAGAAAGCAATATGGAATAATAATGTCGGATTAACCGATGAGAGAAGATAGATTATGGACAAATCATGGTCAGAAAACAATAAAGAAATACAGAAATTGCTGACGAAGGAAGCAACCTTTAAAGATGCTATTCAGAAGCTTTTGGCTTTCCGTGAGGAAATGTTTGAGCAGATCACACAGATTGTGAGTGGATACCCGGATGAGGCCTTTGCCAAAATGCCTTTTGCGGGTGCAGATGGATATCACAGTAAAACCCTTGCCTATTCTATCTGGCATATTTTCAGGATTGAAGATATAGTTGCCCATGAGATGATAGCAGGGGATAGTCAAATCCTTTTTACACATGACTTTCATAATCGCATTGGCGCACCTATTATTACTACGGGTAATGAACTTCAGGGAAACGAGATTGCAGAGTTTTCAGAAAAACTGAATATTAAAGAACTATATCTGTATGTAAAAGCTGTAAAGGAGTCTACGGATCAGATTCTTGGAGATCTGACATACAAGGATTCAAAGCAAAAATTCGGCGGCGATGTAAAGGAAAAACTTATCCGCAGTAAATGTGTCAGTGAGAATGAGAATGCCTTTTGGCTGATTGATTACTGGTGCGGAAAGGATATAAAAGGACTGATTCAGATGCCATTTAGCCGTCACTGGATCATGCATATCGAAGCCATGCGCCGCATCAAGAATAAACTCTGCAAGATAGCACGAAAGGGTGTTGATCCTGTTGCTTATTGTGGCTTTTCCTGTAATCACTGTTTCCTTTCAGAGTGGTGCGGATTCTGCAGAACGAAGTACAATGTCTGCTCTTTTGCTACCTGTGCGGAGGACAGAATATGTCCGAATGTGAAGTGCTGTAAGGAAAAAGATTTGGATGGATGTTATGAGTGTGATGAGCTCGAAAATTGCAATAAAGGATTCTATATTCCATCAAATGACGGAGCAAATGCAGCAAAGGCTCAGGCATTATATATAAGGAAATACGGAAAGAAAGAGTTCTTAAAGGTTCATGACAGACTACATGAGAAGTATGACTTCCAAAAGACACAGGAAGTTTTGGGACAGGATTATAAGGAAGGACTGAGAATTCTGGAGGAAACTTGAAAAAGCCTATAAATATGCTATTATATCAATAACAGAGTTGCCAGGTGCGAATATCACTTGGGACCTAGCCAAGCGTGGAGCTTGGCTATTCTATCATATATAGGTGATGCACAGCCTTATAAATGAGCGATTTATGTAGTGGATGCGCTATGGAATCTTGAGATGCCCATAGCCCGGAGAGTTCATGCGTGAACTCTCTTTTTTAGAATTATTGTATTGATTTACAAGGTACGTATATGTGTGATGTAAAAAAATATAGTGATATCTATAAAGAAATAGCTAAATTAAATCCTAAGGATACTTTACAGCTTGTTCTTGAGAGTGAGACTGAAGAAGAAAAAGATTTCTATGAGATGGTAGGAGATTTTTTGCTACAAAGAAGGCAAAAAGAAGTTGTTGAAAGGAATCTTTTTTGAGTAGATGAAAAAGTTTACTATAGTTGCGGGAGTTAATGGCGCAGGTAAATCTACGTTATATCAGCTTGATCCGGATCTTAAATGTGAAAACAGAGTAAATGCGGAGTTACTGTTCAGACAGCTCTGCGCACTTGCTGCGCTGAGCGTGAGAATGTTCTACGTCTTGAATATAGGATTTGCCCCTTTGCCGAAGGCAACTGGAATGGGCAAATCCAGTTGCTGTGAGCACCGTAAGGTGTGAACAGTAACAATGCGGATGAGATAGAGTTTTGTCATAAGATATAATTGAAACAAAGCCCAATATATGTTATTATAATATTGATCTGAGCGAAAGCTCTTTGGATCACCGTAGGCGGGAAGAATTTCCCGTCTTTTTTTTTGGAGTAACAGTATGAAGGAATTAAGTGTATTTATCGATGAATCTGGAGATTTTGGGGAAACGAGAGATACTAGAGATTATTATCTTGTCACTTTTGTTTTTCATGACCAAGATGAAGATATTTCAGAGAATACAAGAAAATTAGAGAATAGTGTAAAAGAATCCGGTTTGGATATTGAATATATTCATACAGGACCTGTCATGCGAAAAGAGGGAATATTTGAAAATTACTCATTGGACGAGAGAAGACAATTGCTCTATAAGATGTTCAATTTCGTGATGAAATGCCCAATAGTTTTTTGCACAATAGCCATAAAGAGAAAGGAAGCAAGCGATAGGGTTCAATTATCAGGAAAGCTTGGTAAGGCAATCAATCAGATGCTTTCTGAACATATGGATTTTTTGAAAGTTTTTGACAAGGTTATTGTATATTATGATAATGGCCAGCGAGAGTTGGGATCAATTCTAAATGCTATATTTTCTATTCAATTATCGAATGTTGAGTTTAGAAAGGCAGAGCCACAAAAGTATCGTTTATTGCAGGCAGCAGATTTCTTGTGCGCTATAGACCTTTTAAAAATCAAAAGAGATGAGAATAGATTAAGCAAAGGTGAAAAACAATTCTTTTATAAACCTAATGAGTTAAAGAAGACATTTGTTAAAGGTATTAGTAAAAAGAGAATGTAATGTTGCCACCAACCGCACACAGTAGCCCTGAGCTTTCTTGCGCACATAGCAGGTAAACAGCAACTTATCCTGTAAATGCCGCAAATACAGCACTTAAGGCAGTAAAAAAATTCTCAAAGAGATGAGAATATCTGCTATGGCAGATTTCAAAAGACTCGGTACATTTGTACCGTGTCTTTTTTTGTGCTGAGAGTGGACCAGGGGGGACGGGGTTCCTAGCTCATTTTGGAATGACAGCCAATCTCTTTGGACAGGAAGAATTCCTGGGTTAGAGAAATATCTTAAAAAGTAGACGCAATACAATACAAAGATTTTCTAAAAAAAGTCGAAAATCTTCTTGCGAAGTAGACTTTAGCAGTCTAAATCTAATACAATGGAAATAGAGTATCTATGCAACTAAGCGCAATATTTTGTCATGTTTTTTCATCATAGCTAATCAGGAGGTTACACATGGATAAAAAAACAAGAAATCATTCGATATGCGAAAAGATACCCTATATCGCCATTATACTCAGCATACTATTTCCGTCGCTTTTAGCTGGAATAGGAGGTTCTATAGGTAATGCAATTTCAGAAAATGCAGGGAACATAGGTGTATGCGTTTTTGCAATAATATCGATGCTGATTTTTTGGTACTGGTTCTCGCCGGAATTTAAAGGATTTGTAAAGCCTGAAGCTTCAGCCAGGGACATAGGTTTAGTAATGATCCCCTTGGCGATTCTCTTAGTCTTTACGCTGATCGAGCCATTATTTTTTTATCATTCGTTTTATTTTAGTCCTTCTCTTAAGGCGGCTATTATGGGAATTACAGCCGGATTTGGGGAAGAGACTATGTTCAGAATATTATCACTAGCCATAGTCATGAGATATGTCCGGAAAGAGAGGAGATTTGTCACAATAATTATACTGGCCGTAATATTCGGCATTTCTCATGCAGGAAATCTGGCTCAGGGTGCAGATTTAGTCATGACCGCGGCGCAGATACTCCACTCAACATTTCAGGCTTTTTTGCTTACCGCTTTATATTTAGGAACAGGCAGCGTGATATTCCCGATATTTGCGCACGGGTTATATGATTTTATCTGTTTTACAACGGACCCGTTAGTTTCCGGAGATGGCATACTTACACAGCAATATAGTACTGGACGGCTGTTGTATGAGTTCATTGTAGCTGTGACCATAGGAATTATTGCACTCTATTTGATCAGTAAAAACAAATTTGCTAAAGCCAATGAAATATGGGAAAAGAAGTGGATTTCTGAAAGGTGAGGGAAAAATATGGTATCTATTATCAGTTTTATTTTAGGTTTGATTATTCTTGGTATCCTTTATAAAAATTTGATTGCCTGGGAAGGAGACTACAGAATCTCAAGAGGACAGGCTTTGCTACCGGTATTACTTGGACTTTTATCTGTGCCGCTTTCATTTATCTTTTTCTTAATAATCGGTCTTGTTTTCAGGGCTGTAACCGGGTTTGTACCTACAGATGGACCTGCATTACTTGCCAGTTTCAACCATGCGCTTTTTTCAGCAGCATTGAATGAAGAACTCGCAAAACTTATCATTACACTTATTGTATTAGGCATTTATAGAAAAAAATGGAGAAATGTATACGAATATATGCTGATAGCAGGGGCTGTAGGATTAGGATTTACGCTTATAGAAGATTTTGTATATAGTAGCGGTCTCGCAGGACTTTTTATGAGGCTGCCCAATATTACAGTGCATATGATGCTCGGGCTTGCCATGGGAAGGCATCTTGGACTTGCCAGATATAACAAAGTAACAGGCAGAGAGTCTGTAGTAAAAGAATACCTCCTTGCATATTTTGTCCCTGTATTTTGTCATACTGTTTTTGATTTTTTTGCAGCAAACATGCTCATACATGCCGGGGATAATGTAGAGACTATAACAGAGGAAATACAAAGAACAACATATATTGGTGCTGGTATGGTATTGATCATGGTAGTTCCGATATTCTTTTTCCAGTTCTACATATTCAGACGACTTAAGAGAAATGCCGCAAACCTTGTAGCGCTTTCCTTCATTGCTGAAAACAGTACAGAGCAGGAGAATACAAATGCTTAAAAAGTATATTGAATTTATGAAAAAATCTCCGCTGATAACTGCTGCGCTCTGCATAGTATATGTAGTTGTGTGTTTCAAGACGGTACATACAGATACAAATTTTCAGTTCTTTATAGTAAGAACCATGCTTTGCGGAGCAGTGTGCTTTTTCCTGTACCAGATATCCGGAGATAAGACCCTGACATCCTGTTATGTTTCCACAGGATATGTCATTTTGAATTCCATGGGATTTCTTGTGATGTCCCTTATCATGGGATCTGTATTACTCTTATCAAATATAGAAGAGCAGGTCCCTTTGAATGATAACCCGGTATTGGGGCTTATCATAGTATTTCTTATGTTTATTTCCGTGGGGCTTTTTGAGGAACTGGCTTTCAGGGCAGTTATAAACGATGCGATTATCTATAAGTTCAGGGAAAAGAAATTTGTTTTTGTCCTTAGTGCAGTAGTATCTTCGTTAGTATTCGGTGCAGCACATATTGTGGGCGAATTTGATGCTGCCTCCGCTATTGCATGGGGACAGGCGGTAGCCAAAACGTTGGAATCAGGCGTCTTTGGACTGGCCCTTCTTATACTGTATTGGAAGACCAGAAATATATGGGCTTGCGGCGTGGCTCATGGATTGTTTGATTTTTTTGCCGGTTATACAGAAGGACTGTTTGTTCCGATGAAAACCTCAGGTTCATCGTATATTAATACCGGTGAAGATGGACCCAAAATCCTTATTACATACTTTGTAATTGCTGCAATAAATGTAGTTCTGACATTTTTGGTATGGAAGAAGGTTGGAAAGACTATCGATTTCGAAAAGATCAGGCGTGAGTGGTAGAGAATATCAGAATATAAATGAGTACGACAATTACGGTTTGTAAAGATGAAAGGTATTGGAAAAAAACAGATATAAAGTTGCCATCAGTTGTGCACAGTAGTCCTGAGCTTTCTACCGTACGCAGCAGGTAAACAGCAACTTGATTCGAAAATGCCTCAAATACGGCATTTTCGAATCATTAATCGTTCTCAAAGAGATAATCGTTTCACGGCGTATTACGTCTTTGGACAATCAAATACGATTTATTACACCTCAGGACAACAGTCCTGGGGTGTTTTTGTTGTGTAGCATCTTTAATAAAAACCCCTGCTATGCAGGGGGACAACAGCTGCTTCAGCTTACAGTAAAAAACCTCCCGTGCTAGAATTACTACGGTTCGCCAACCAAAGTAAAGCACAGGAGGTAGTCCAAAATGGACATGAATAGTTTATCACACACTAGATGGGAGTGTAAGTATCACATAGTATTTGCACCTAAGTTCAGGAGAAAGGTTGCGTATGGTCAGATCAAGCAGGACATTGCAAATATTCTCAGTACATTATGCAAGAGGAAAGGTGTAGATTGAACTAAGTCGCTGCGCGACGGCCTGCCAAGACTGTGCTCTACATTTTAATTCTTTTCAAAGATGCATATCTATTGTATCCTATATTCGAGGTGAGTTGAAAAAATGCTTACTAAGGGATAGCGATTAACAGGTGTCTATCTAGCCATACTACCATTGACGAAAAGTATGAATTGAAAATTCAGTATATGGTTGATGCTTATTATATCAGCTTTTCTTTTTATACTTTTCATACAGAATAAGCTGTAGACATTCACTATTAATCCGCAATCGCGTACCCTGTAATTATGTTTATTCTGCACAATTATAAGCAAGATCAAGTTATTGAAATTCCATAGGTAATGGCTTTTCTCACGCGACTTAGTTCAATTAGATAAAAAACGGCGTGAAGCCCGAACAAAACTGCAGGTTGCATATATATGTAATCTGTTTTTTTGTTCGGTCTTACACCGTTTGTTTACGAAAGAAGATAATTTGCTACTAGGTGTTGAGGAGATTAAAGACACGTTTTGGGACAAGATTTCACCTTTATATGACATATTTGAAAATATTTATAACGGCAAGGTATATACCGGTACCGGGAAAAAGGTTGCAGAACTTATAGATTCGTCGGATGAAGTATTGGAATGCGCATGTGGAACAGGTGCTATCAGTATATATATCGCGCAGAAGTGTAAAAAGTTGATTGCAACAGACTTTGCAACCGGGATGCTTCGGAGAGCAGCAAAGAAATGCCGAAATTACCCGAATGCTGTGTTCAAGAAAGCTGATATTACAAATATCAAATGCAAAGATGCCCGCTTTGATAAAGTGGTTGCAGGTAACGTGATCCATTTGTTGCCTGACCCGGAGAAGGCACTTCATGAATTGGAAAGGGTAGTTAAGCCGGGAGGTGAGATCATCATTCCGACTTATATCAATATGTCAAAGGAAACGGGAACAGCAGCGGTTAAGTTCATTACTCTTCTCGGAGTAGATTTCAAAAGGCAGTTTGATCTGGATTCATATAAGGCATTTTTTGAAGACAAGGGATATACCGGAGTAGAGTATCATGTGGTCGACGGGCGCATGCCATGCGCTATTGCTGTAATAACCAAAGCTTAGCGTTTTATACCCTGACTATTCTTCGGAAGAAAGCAAACAAATTTGCGTAACAGGTAAATTCGACATTTATCATGAAGGAGGATATACTTACTGTATATTGAGAGATGCCGAAGTGGAAAGATGAATTAAGTGTATGAGTTTAGGATTATTGATCGAACCAAAAGAGAAGCTTCCCGAAGATCGACAGTTATTTTCGAATACCATGCTTAAGGCAATGATTATTCCGCTGGTCATCGAACAGCTCCTTCAGATGATCGTGGGTCTGGCGGACACCATGATGGTGAGTTATGCAGGTGAGGCTGTCGTTGCCGGTGTTGGCCTTGATACGATGATCTATACTGTTTTCATCTATCTTTTTACCGCCGTGGCATCCGGCGGGGCGGTTGTCGTTTCGCAGTATATCGGCAGCCGTGAAAGGAAGAACGCAAACCTTTCGGCATCCCAGATCTATACCATATCCTTCATCGTTTCTGTTGTTTCAATGGTTCTGATGCTTCTGTCTGGAAACGCACTTCTTGCAGGGATGTATCCGGACACGGAACCTTTGACAATGGATGCCTGCAAAACCTATATGTGGATCGCCTCCATATCCTTTCCTGCCAATGCACTGTACAATGCGGGCTGTGCAATCTACCGTTCCATGGGAAAGACAAAAACGACCATGAAGGTTACCCTTGTTTCCAACATCATAAATGTGATCGGAAATTCAATCGGGATCTTTATCCTGCATGCAGGTGCAGCCGGCGTGGCATGGCCGACCACCATTTCCTGGTATGTTGCCGCGATCATCATGACGATCCTGTGCTTTAGAAAAGAGCATGTGGTAAATATCGAACTCAAAGACATCCTGCGCCTGGATTTTTTAATGGATAAGAGGATCCTTGGCGTCGCAATTCCCAATTCCATTGAAAACACTCTGTTTCAGGCGGCAAAAGTGGCTCTGGGAATGCTTGTAGCCACCTTCGGGACTTCCCAGATCGCTGCAAACACTACAGGCCAAACTTTCTGGTCTCTTGCGGCATGTATGAATGTTTCGATGGGAACTGTGTTTATCACTGTGATCGGTCAGTGTGTTGGTGCAGATGATTCTGTTGCCGCGCGCTGGTATATGATAAAGCTCACAAAATTATCCCTTTTTCTTGCGATGATCTGGAATGTGGCTGTCATGATCCTGACCCCGCTCCTGCTTCCGTTTTATAGCCTTGGCGATGATACCAAATTGCTGATTCTGATCATAGTGGCCATTCACAACGCCTTTGCGGCCGTCATTCAGCCGTTTTCGGGGCCTCTGTCCTCGGGCTTAAGGGCTGCGGGTGATGTTTCTTTTACCATGTGGACATCTATTTTCTCTACTGTAGTGTGCCGTACAATCCTGTCGTTTCTGCTTGCCAAATGGCTCGGCATGGGAGTTGTCGGGATTGCCCTTGCGATGGGCCTTGACTGGTGTATTAAGTCCGCGCTTGATATCTGGAGATTCTTCAGCGGAAAATGGATGAACAGGAAAGTGATCTGATGAAAAGACAGATTCCAATCTGTCGGTTTGAGGTATTGGACTTCACAAGACTGCCTGAAAGATGAAGATTTAATGAGAGAAACCGTGGTGGGTTTGGAGTCCGACACCTATACGAGTGGATTCGGTAAGATCAGATCATGGTATCGATACAGCGACGGAGAGTTCCGTTCGTTGGAAAAATGAGGGACATAAGGTTTAGCTTGAAAGATAAGTAACTTATGATAAAGAAGTTAACAGA harbors:
- a CDS encoding class I SAM-dependent methyltransferase, with product MGVLAGKEWAFDTAASKYERMRPGYAEDLYKQIFDYCPIDERSKLIEVGIGGGQATPPFLEKKCHITAIEYGNNLADICREKFKDYKGFEVITSKFEDVELEDNAYDLIYSASAFHWIPEEIGYTKVYQALKLGGVFARFANHPFRCKNEPELASAIDACYEKYYYKFYNKKAEQIKEYSEEDAKERAYLAEKYGFSDIQYSLFYRIREFTAEEYVELLGTYSDHITIDEDVRTLYFKDIEDIINSMGGVIKIYDTMDLQLAKKVSG
- a CDS encoding Abi family protein; translation: MDLKKPYTIDEQIKKLRDHGVVISDDAFARNVLQKVSYYRLSGYMLQYRLSTDSHEMIKGIRFEDIYTVYCFDEEIRSLLRQYIEKAEFFYKDLIGNKFAELKCQTPPYDQHYDVKNYYDKVGITKTLQNFTKEKSYYKDSAIVKHHFNKYADKMPVWVMLELMTCSSVSLFYHALYLSDKKVIATQVGISTSTLENHLHALSVLRNKCSHGVRLYNSTMNPPVKFNKSFLRNNPAIRNDSLFAYILMLIKRLPSDDERKQLRDKLNRIVKKYEKDIDLNFIGFPQNYRELMYIKNLKNIT
- a CDS encoding type II secretion system protein, encoding MFKKAAVYIKEKINKNGFTFAEMLFAVLILGIATGLMVQTVGVAFNNFGKITKKSDSADAYSGASTNGELYVYSDYSASGESADTDSVKYYPLVAHASYAPQNRVGVNTHLCCSCQ
- a CDS encoding methyl-accepting chemotaxis protein; translation: MVVLDAATHGMSLGLVIEIVAVLAGVLQMTVGFIKFRETRFGAVVILGGPTLYYIIIMIIQNEMIFYAFAIPVMLSCILYLDLRIYVVGQMTMTIGGLIVLVRNLIATGSIPRDHFVAGFIIILAGIAGIESLKMRRTLVREDDEAIKKGQETQEKTRIQMVEIAKEITGLFDEAHGEVDELKSIIGRNHDGMREIAGSTGNTAAAVTEQSHQIADIHEQTEVADAKRNQMVEMSESTQKAVIDGTKVIDQLKDKTANVVEMSDKTVASTKAVTEKVEKVEKIVGSIISISKQTNLLALNASIEAARAGEAGKGFVVVADEIRQLSEQTSSASNQITSIMQELSADVQNAVDSTNAAAESVKAQDILIRETADTFEEIGENVGNLIGRFNDIGTSIEAIGRSATEINNNIASLAATSEQVASLSSMGEEGARTAVEKFDEFDILLKGIYDQAQRLK
- a CDS encoding DUF3800 domain-containing protein, which translates into the protein MKELSVFIDESGDFGETRDTRDYYLVTFVFHDQDEDISENTRKLENSVKESGLDIEYIHTGPVMRKEGIFENYSLDERRQLLYKMFNFVMKCPIVFCTIAIKRKEASDRVQLSGKLGKAINQMLSEHMDFLKVFDKVIVYYDNGQRELGSILNAIFSIQLSNVEFRKAEPQKYRLLQAADFLCAIDLLKIKRDENRLSKGEKQFFYKPNELKKTFVKGISKKRM
- a CDS encoding CPBP family intramembrane glutamic endopeptidase encodes the protein MDKKTRNHSICEKIPYIAIILSILFPSLLAGIGGSIGNAISENAGNIGVCVFAIISMLIFWYWFSPEFKGFVKPEASARDIGLVMIPLAILLVFTLIEPLFFYHSFYFSPSLKAAIMGITAGFGEETMFRILSLAIVMRYVRKERRFVTIIILAVIFGISHAGNLAQGADLVMTAAQILHSTFQAFLLTALYLGTGSVIFPIFAHGLYDFICFTTDPLVSGDGILTQQYSTGRLLYEFIVAVTIGIIALYLISKNKFAKANEIWEKKWISER
- a CDS encoding PrsW family glutamic-type intramembrane protease — encoded protein: MVSIISFILGLIILGILYKNLIAWEGDYRISRGQALLPVLLGLLSVPLSFIFFLIIGLVFRAVTGFVPTDGPALLASFNHALFSAALNEELAKLIITLIVLGIYRKKWRNVYEYMLIAGAVGLGFTLIEDFVYSSGLAGLFMRLPNITVHMMLGLAMGRHLGLARYNKVTGRESVVKEYLLAYFVPVFCHTVFDFFAANMLIHAGDNVETITEEIQRTTYIGAGMVLIMVVPIFFFQFYIFRRLKRNAANLVALSFIAENSTEQENTNA